The Nitrospirales bacterium genome includes a window with the following:
- a CDS encoding secondary thiamine-phosphate synthase enzyme YjbQ, with protein MKAFREELWFQTEERRAYLNITPRVERSVMKSGIMEGLVLVNAMHITASVYINDDEPGLIQDYDEFLEKLAPQGAPYRHHATGEDNGDAHIKRQLMGREVVVAITNGKLDFGPWEQIFYAEFDGRRKKRVLVKVIGE; from the coding sequence ATGAAAGCCTTTCGAGAAGAGTTGTGGTTTCAGACAGAGGAACGACGCGCATACCTGAATATCACCCCGCGCGTTGAACGATCGGTGATGAAGAGCGGGATTATGGAGGGATTGGTCTTGGTCAATGCGATGCACATCACCGCTAGCGTCTACATCAATGATGATGAGCCCGGGTTGATTCAAGACTACGATGAGTTTTTAGAAAAATTGGCGCCACAAGGAGCTCCCTACCGGCATCATGCGACCGGAGAGGATAATGGCGATGCACATATCAAACGACAACTGATGGGAAGAGAGGTCGTCGTGGCCATTACCAATGGAAAGTTAGATTTTGGCCCATGGGAGCAAATTTTTTACGCGGAGTTTGATGGCCGAAGGAAAAAGCGCGTGCTCGTCAAGGTTATAGGGGAATAG
- a CDS encoding isoprenyl transferase, whose amino-acid sequence MSHYQVAPPPQVIEAELLSQLELSLLPRHVAIIMDGNGRWAALRGLPRIEGHREGLSALRDVLDVCHEIGIPHVTIYAFSHENWNRPAHEVSLLMRLLNDYLTEERQIFHERQVRFFPIGRLEKLPKSVYHLVQNVAEETQHFTDRVLTVALSYGGRAEIIDAVKNLVHDIQAGSIRPQDIQEDLFERYLTTHGLPDPDLLIRTSGETRISNFLPWQIAYTELYFTKTLWPDFRRQELLTALLDYQSRERRFGRVPHTVSPQNGL is encoded by the coding sequence ATGAGCCATTACCAGGTTGCGCCTCCCCCTCAGGTCATCGAAGCTGAACTCTTGTCTCAGCTCGAGCTGTCTCTCCTGCCCCGGCACGTCGCCATCATCATGGATGGGAATGGACGATGGGCTGCGCTCCGAGGCCTTCCGAGGATTGAGGGACATCGGGAGGGTTTGTCCGCGCTCCGTGATGTTCTGGATGTGTGTCATGAAATAGGCATTCCACACGTCACGATCTACGCGTTTTCGCATGAAAATTGGAATAGACCGGCGCATGAAGTTTCCCTGCTGATGCGTCTCCTGAATGATTATCTGACAGAAGAACGCCAGATCTTCCATGAACGTCAAGTTCGGTTTTTCCCCATTGGGAGGCTAGAAAAACTCCCCAAATCCGTCTACCACCTTGTCCAAAATGTTGCCGAAGAAACGCAACACTTCACCGATCGAGTCCTGACCGTTGCCCTCAGTTATGGTGGTCGAGCAGAAATTATCGATGCTGTCAAAAACCTGGTCCACGACATTCAAGCTGGCAGCATAAGACCGCAAGATATTCAGGAAGATCTTTTTGAACGGTATTTAACCACGCATGGGCTTCCCGACCCTGATTTATTGATCCGAACGAGTGGTGAAACACGTATCAGCAATTTTCTTCCATGGCAAATCGCCTACACAGAACTGTACTTCACCAAGACCCTGTGGCCAGATTTTCGCCGGCAAGAGCTCCTCACCGCACTGCTTGACTACCAAAGCCGTGAGCGCAGATTTGGGCGCGTACCGCATACCGTATCTCCTCAGAATGGGTTGTGA
- a CDS encoding SH3 domain-containing protein yields the protein MMIGNAHVLASVEHPHPAWPIFLAQEPEQDLEFDEGLEEDELNQHKPPTRRPLLWILLLLIAFGLVYWTMKPDLAQFTGLPGSSDSMEASPSSQPEARISHQVPSTHSVPTPKFGEGETVTLSPSSSPSLASLTLTADAAGRQPGPRIRIGDSLLILDGQAIDDHWIYEIRTPSGKRGWVSEKYLQSKT from the coding sequence ATGATGATCGGAAACGCTCACGTCCTCGCCTCGGTAGAACACCCTCATCCTGCGTGGCCGATTTTTTTGGCCCAAGAGCCCGAACAGGATCTGGAGTTTGATGAAGGCCTTGAAGAAGACGAACTCAATCAACATAAGCCCCCTACCCGACGTCCCCTATTGTGGATACTCTTGTTGTTAATCGCATTCGGCTTGGTGTACTGGACCATGAAACCAGACCTTGCACAGTTCACAGGTTTGCCTGGCTCCTCTGATTCAATGGAGGCATCGCCTTCCTCCCAACCGGAAGCACGCATATCTCATCAGGTTCCATCAACGCATAGCGTCCCAACGCCAAAATTCGGCGAAGGTGAAACGGTCACACTCTCTCCTAGCTCGTCCCCAAGCCTGGCTTCCTTGACACTGACAGCGGATGCTGCAGGCCGACAGCCAGGGCCAAGAATCAGAATCGGCGACTCCTTGCTTATCCTTGATGGACAAGCGATCGACGATCACTGGATCTATGAGATCCGAACTCCTTCAGGGAAGCGTGGATGGGTTTCAGAAAAATATCTTCAGAGTAAGACTTAA
- the tldD gene encoding metalloprotease TldD, producing the protein MERSASPQLSDFSLQERDVQHALGRAKTRDIDYADIYFESNISESVSMEEGIVKRAVKHVGQGAGVRATAGEKTGFAYSDDLSQEDLAIAADTARYIAQSPQGEEPIAVTHCLAPTQDLYPLKQPISEIATKERVALLYLIDRVARGYDPRISKVMASFSTEQKAVIVANSDGQIVGDIQPLSRLQVTCIAEEGQNHQVGSYGGGGRVEFSYYFENDRAEEFAREAARQAILNLQAVDAPAGVMPVVLGGGWPGILLHEAIGHGLEADFNRRKTSAFSDMIGQRVASDVCTIVDDGTLPFRRGSLNMDDEGTPTSQTVLIEKGVLRGYITDRLNAKLLGIPLTGNGRREDFRSIVLPRMTNTFMLAGESDPDDIIRSVKKGLYAVSFGGGQVDITNGKFVFSASEAYLIEDGKVTRPVKGATLIGSGPDILKEVSMVGHDLKLDEGIGTCGKEGQSVPVGVGLPTLRIDEITVGGTNVG; encoded by the coding sequence ATGGAACGTTCAGCATCTCCTCAGCTCTCAGATTTCTCCTTGCAGGAACGCGATGTCCAGCACGCACTCGGCCGTGCTAAGACTCGTGACATTGATTATGCCGATATCTATTTTGAGTCGAATATCTCAGAGTCCGTGTCCATGGAAGAGGGGATTGTCAAGCGAGCGGTCAAGCATGTGGGCCAGGGGGCAGGGGTCCGGGCTACGGCCGGAGAGAAGACGGGTTTCGCCTATTCGGACGATCTTTCTCAAGAAGATCTCGCTATCGCTGCGGACACCGCTCGCTATATCGCCCAATCCCCTCAAGGGGAAGAGCCAATAGCCGTTACCCATTGCTTGGCCCCGACACAGGATCTCTACCCGCTCAAACAGCCCATCAGCGAAATTGCCACCAAGGAGCGGGTCGCCTTGTTGTACCTGATTGATCGGGTGGCGAGAGGGTACGATCCGCGCATTTCCAAAGTCATGGCTTCCTTCTCGACAGAGCAGAAGGCTGTGATTGTCGCCAATTCAGATGGGCAAATTGTCGGTGACATACAGCCCCTGTCTCGTTTGCAAGTTACTTGCATCGCCGAAGAGGGGCAGAACCATCAAGTGGGCTCCTATGGTGGAGGGGGACGCGTTGAGTTTTCGTATTATTTCGAAAACGACCGGGCGGAGGAATTTGCACGCGAAGCGGCACGGCAAGCGATATTGAACCTTCAGGCCGTTGATGCGCCGGCAGGAGTCATGCCAGTTGTGTTGGGGGGAGGATGGCCGGGGATATTATTGCATGAAGCCATCGGGCACGGGTTAGAAGCGGATTTTAATCGCCGTAAGACATCGGCCTTTAGTGATATGATCGGACAACGAGTCGCCTCTGATGTCTGCACGATTGTCGACGACGGGACATTGCCGTTTAGGCGTGGGTCGTTGAATATGGATGATGAGGGCACCCCGACCTCTCAGACCGTTTTGATAGAGAAGGGGGTGCTCCGCGGGTATATTACCGATCGATTGAACGCCAAACTTCTGGGCATACCCTTGACCGGAAATGGGCGTCGAGAAGATTTTCGGAGCATCGTTCTTCCGCGTATGACCAATACGTTCATGTTAGCCGGAGAATCGGACCCCGATGATATTATCCGGTCTGTTAAAAAAGGCTTGTACGCCGTCTCATTCGGAGGGGGACAAGTCGATATCACGAACGGGAAATTTGTCTTTTCTGCGAGCGAGGCGTATTTGATCGAAGACGGAAAGGTCACAAGGCCGGTGAAGGGGGCAACCTTGATCGGCAGCGGTCCGGACATCTTAAAAGAAGTCTCCATGGTCGGACATGACCTCAAGCTCGACGAAGGGATTGGCACCTGCGGAAAAGAAGGGCAATCAGTGCCAGTTGGCGTAGGCTTGCCCACGCTTCGTATCGATGAAATAACAGTGGGGGGGACGAATGTAGGTTAA
- the hpnD gene encoding presqualene diphosphate synthase HpnD, whose amino-acid sequence MSPQDAQAYCQEVSRKSGSNFYYSFLFLPPARRALMYTIYAFCREVDNAVDEPPIGSNPDEQVTQWRAEVAAAYSGTATFPVTVSLSHHLQQVEIPQEYFQELISGVEMDLTIKRYETFQDLYAYCYRVASVVGLICLKVFGTCSEKADEYAVNLGLAFQLTNMLRDLATDAQNDRIYLPHEDFVRFNYSEQDLFALTHNPAFIEFMKFQCARAREYYANARRVLHDLPKADRHSLIVAEIMRGVYSRILDQIEAQDYRVFEKRVSLPSLNRLGIAAKIWLRSSLSGITAQQA is encoded by the coding sequence ATGTCCCCTCAAGACGCACAAGCATACTGCCAAGAGGTTTCTCGAAAGAGTGGGAGTAATTTTTACTACTCGTTTCTCTTTTTACCGCCTGCCCGGCGAGCACTTATGTACACCATCTATGCCTTTTGTCGGGAAGTCGATAACGCGGTCGACGAGCCGCCCATCGGCAGCAATCCCGACGAACAAGTGACTCAGTGGCGAGCAGAAGTGGCGGCCGCATACTCAGGTACGGCCACCTTTCCGGTCACGGTCAGCTTATCGCACCATCTTCAACAGGTAGAGATACCTCAGGAATATTTCCAGGAATTGATTTCCGGAGTCGAGATGGATCTGACCATTAAGCGATATGAAACGTTTCAAGACCTCTATGCCTATTGTTATCGGGTGGCTTCCGTTGTCGGACTCATCTGCTTGAAAGTATTCGGCACATGCTCAGAAAAGGCCGACGAATATGCCGTCAACCTGGGATTAGCCTTCCAACTCACCAATATGCTTCGTGACCTCGCAACTGACGCACAGAATGATCGAATCTATCTTCCGCATGAAGACTTTGTCCGTTTCAATTATTCCGAGCAGGATCTTTTCGCCCTGACGCACAATCCAGCATTCATCGAGTTCATGAAATTTCAATGCGCACGTGCACGGGAATACTACGCCAACGCTCGACGGGTTCTTCATGACTTGCCGAAGGCTGACCGTCATTCCCTCATTGTTGCTGAAATCATGCGTGGAGTGTACAGTCGCATACTCGATCAAATTGAAGCACAAGACTATCGAGTATTTGAAAAGCGGGTCAGCTTACCTTCCCTCAACAGACTCGGTATCGCGGCCAAGATTTGGCTGCGTTCTTCCTTATCGGGGATTACCGCACAGCAGGCGTGA
- a CDS encoding uracil-DNA glycosylase → MTLDELKTSLTDCQRCRLSSGRTRVVFGVGNAHADIMFVGEGPGYYEDKQGEPFVGAAGKLLTELLESVGLSRQEIYIANVVKCRPPNNRDPQPDEIETCQPFLLQQIHLIQPKLVCSLGNFATQTLLGQKVGITKVRGRTFQRPDFVLFPLLHPAAALHQGNLRTPLKEDFEKLKKVLDEMKNPQTASPKGGPDLSTADPSEPTTEVQPTQMNLF, encoded by the coding sequence ATGACGCTTGATGAATTGAAAACATCGTTAACCGACTGTCAGCGATGCCGGCTCTCTTCCGGTCGTACGCGGGTGGTCTTTGGCGTCGGCAATGCGCATGCGGATATCATGTTTGTGGGAGAAGGCCCAGGGTATTATGAAGACAAGCAAGGCGAACCATTCGTCGGTGCCGCAGGGAAACTCCTGACTGAATTGCTGGAGTCAGTCGGTCTTTCGCGTCAAGAGATCTACATTGCCAACGTGGTCAAATGTCGACCGCCCAATAACCGAGACCCTCAACCGGACGAAATCGAAACATGCCAGCCTTTTCTGCTTCAACAAATTCACCTGATACAACCGAAGCTCGTGTGTAGTTTAGGAAATTTCGCGACACAGACATTACTCGGCCAAAAGGTCGGCATTACGAAGGTCCGTGGAAGAACATTCCAGCGTCCGGACTTCGTCCTCTTTCCACTCTTGCACCCAGCGGCGGCTTTACACCAAGGTAACCTGCGCACCCCTCTTAAAGAAGATTTTGAAAAACTCAAAAAAGTCTTGGATGAAATGAAAAACCCACAGACCGCCTCCCCAAAAGGAGGTCCTGACCTGAGCACCGCTGACCCTTCCGAGCCCACGACTGAGGTTCAACCGACACAAATGAACCTGTTTTAG
- a CDS encoding FAD-dependent oxidoreductase — MKPHILVMGAGLTGLTLAYRLSRQGFRVSLIDRNSPNSSSPHRQSMDTIEGQTHTAALHHSSNHLPIVVHRFQQATWNLLKELQLTSLVTDTQAVPFEFVLPAHQLRSFHPVYAPSPFHTLFRLLLFQGMPFSDRWALLKKVEQYWEGELTVPQNIDSQSVKAWLTTHQQSRQACEAIWNSLCVFFLGTKSEESSARYFTTLLRQCFLSARTHHRTFIPALDEESLFLSPLRSFFATQPMNRLFHSIVSYFQCDGPHISSVKLSDGTALTADMYVSALPRRRLMACLPERLQAKFAYFSNLSQLDDQTLLTTQCELSIGIDKPRFLLFSDPCGWMTIRPSSDPSTAKTHVSWVTLSKPDIQSPSTQEDLEPISFLFPQLFKKSLSQLTPTNIRKTFQTFTACHPNNSSFRPLPKSPLTNLFVTGPWTDTGLPSSRESSIVSADSCATELIQNLTQR, encoded by the coding sequence GTGAAACCACACATTCTCGTGATGGGGGCTGGCCTGACCGGCCTCACCCTAGCCTATCGCCTCTCGCGTCAAGGGTTTCGCGTGTCCCTCATCGACCGCAACTCCCCTAATTCTTCGTCACCGCATCGACAATCCATGGACACCATCGAGGGTCAGACTCACACCGCTGCCCTGCATCATTCTTCCAACCACCTGCCAATCGTGGTCCACAGGTTTCAGCAAGCCACCTGGAACCTCTTGAAGGAATTACAGCTGACCTCGTTGGTCACGGATACCCAGGCCGTGCCATTCGAGTTTGTCTTGCCTGCTCACCAGCTCAGGTCATTTCATCCCGTCTACGCGCCATCTCCCTTTCACACGCTGTTCAGACTGTTGCTGTTTCAGGGAATGCCATTCTCGGATCGTTGGGCTTTGCTCAAGAAAGTCGAACAGTATTGGGAAGGAGAGTTGACGGTTCCCCAGAATATCGATAGCCAAAGCGTCAAGGCGTGGCTCACCACGCATCAACAATCCAGGCAGGCCTGCGAGGCTATCTGGAACTCATTGTGTGTTTTCTTCCTTGGGACAAAGAGTGAGGAAAGCTCGGCCCGCTACTTCACCACGTTGCTACGACAGTGTTTTTTATCCGCACGGACGCATCACCGAACATTCATTCCGGCTCTGGACGAAGAAAGCCTGTTTTTATCACCGCTGCGGTCTTTCTTCGCTACGCAGCCGATGAATCGGCTTTTCCATTCCATCGTCTCGTACTTTCAATGTGACGGTCCACATATCTCTTCCGTTAAATTGAGCGACGGTACGGCCCTCACGGCAGACATGTATGTCTCGGCCCTTCCTCGTCGTAGACTCATGGCCTGCCTTCCCGAACGTCTGCAAGCCAAGTTTGCCTACTTTTCGAACCTGTCGCAATTGGACGATCAAACTCTCTTGACGACTCAGTGTGAACTCTCGATCGGCATCGACAAGCCAAGATTCCTCCTCTTTTCTGATCCCTGCGGTTGGATGACCATACGACCATCTTCTGACCCTTCCACGGCCAAGACTCACGTTTCATGGGTTACGTTGAGTAAGCCAGACATCCAGTCCCCCTCGACTCAAGAAGATCTTGAACCGATATCGTTTCTTTTTCCTCAACTCTTCAAGAAAAGCCTCTCCCAACTCACGCCCACGAACATACGGAAAACATTTCAGACGTTTACAGCCTGCCACCCGAATAATTCGTCATTTCGTCCTCTCCCCAAAAGTCCTCTGACGAATCTTTTTGTAACGGGTCCGTGGACCGATACCGGCTTGCCTTCGAGTAGAGAAAGCAGCATCGTCAGTGCTGACTCATGCGCCACAGAGCTCATCCAAAACCTGACACAGCGGTGA
- a CDS encoding metallopeptidase TldD-related protein, with amino-acid sequence MTTALTKDHPFASMATEMLAHARSLGATEADVLVAEGDSVSVQVRLSAVDRLSKAREKSLGLRVFFGKRSASASTSDFSKESVARLVTDTCALAKEVAEDEFSGLPEAESMTQDFPDLQLFDTTNLSVEQEIDLARRAETAALDADARITNSEGAECSASHGTVLLANHHGFIGAHQSSTYSLSTSPIAKDPEHDGMQRDSWYTVKRKYEALESPESVGKEAARRALRRLGGRKISTQQVPVVFDQETAQSLLGHLASAVSGYSLYKGASFLIGQLGKRLAPEFVTVYDDGRMPGGLGSRPFDGEGLATRKTGVIENGLLTSYLLDTYSGRKLGMSSTGNASRGVGDSPSVGPTNLYLVPGSVSPADIIGSVKRGLYVTELIGFGVNMLTGDYSRGAAGFWIENGELAYPVEEITIAGNLKQIFADIEVVGDDLEFRHRVACPTLKIREMMVAGN; translated from the coding sequence ATGACCACCGCTCTCACGAAAGATCACCCTTTTGCTTCGATGGCAACGGAAATGCTGGCCCACGCGAGATCCCTCGGTGCGACTGAAGCCGATGTTCTAGTCGCTGAAGGCGACTCTGTTTCGGTGCAGGTCAGACTTTCTGCTGTTGACCGCCTTTCCAAAGCCCGGGAGAAAAGTTTAGGGTTGCGGGTATTTTTTGGGAAACGTTCGGCGAGTGCTTCGACGTCTGATTTCTCGAAAGAATCCGTAGCTCGTTTGGTGACGGACACGTGTGCTCTTGCGAAGGAAGTGGCTGAAGATGAATTCTCAGGGCTTCCTGAGGCAGAAAGTATGACTCAAGATTTTCCGGATCTTCAATTATTCGATACGACGAACTTGAGTGTCGAGCAAGAAATAGACCTGGCTCGTCGAGCTGAAACAGCCGCTCTGGATGCCGATGCTCGAATAACGAACTCCGAAGGCGCAGAATGTAGTGCCTCGCACGGGACCGTGCTTTTGGCCAACCATCACGGGTTTATCGGTGCACATCAAAGTTCTACGTATTCACTTTCCACGTCACCGATCGCCAAAGATCCTGAACATGATGGGATGCAGCGCGATTCCTGGTATACGGTGAAACGAAAGTATGAAGCCTTGGAGAGTCCGGAGTCTGTGGGAAAAGAAGCCGCGCGCCGAGCGCTTCGACGGTTAGGCGGCAGGAAAATCTCCACGCAACAGGTGCCCGTCGTCTTCGATCAAGAGACAGCGCAAAGTCTTCTCGGACATCTAGCCTCGGCGGTTTCCGGATATTCACTCTATAAGGGAGCCTCGTTTTTAATAGGCCAATTAGGCAAGCGGCTTGCTCCTGAATTCGTGACGGTCTATGACGATGGACGAATGCCGGGAGGTCTTGGGTCTCGGCCGTTTGATGGAGAAGGTCTGGCCACACGAAAGACCGGGGTCATAGAAAATGGCTTGTTGACGAGTTATCTGTTGGATACGTACTCGGGCCGCAAATTGGGAATGTCCTCTACGGGCAATGCCTCGCGAGGAGTGGGAGACAGTCCGTCCGTCGGCCCCACGAATTTATACCTGGTTCCGGGTTCGGTTTCCCCGGCCGACATCATTGGGTCTGTGAAGCGAGGGCTCTATGTCACGGAATTAATCGGATTTGGGGTGAATATGCTGACGGGAGACTATTCACGTGGAGCTGCCGGATTCTGGATAGAGAATGGGGAACTGGCGTATCCTGTCGAGGAAATTACCATCGCTGGAAATCTCAAGCAGATCTTTGCAGATATCGAAGTTGTCGGTGATGATCTCGAATTTCGCCATCGGGTTGCGTGCCCAACGTTAAAAATTCGGGAAATGATGGTGGCTGGGAATTAA
- a CDS encoding PHP domain-containing protein, protein MSRIDLHLHSTYSDGSFSPHQLLSKASHFQVTALSLTDHDTTDGISEAVEAASHLDIEIIPGVEVSSSYQGTETHILGYFIDLQNPLFQDRLRQLRQSRKDRIPKIVKKLNEIGVPLSHEDILSIAGHGSIGRPHVAQALVKKHYVSSIEEAFSQYLKEGAKGYIPRQLPDAQEAIHWIRSAGGVPSLAHPGWVRHSIQELKTVCLTLKKYGLQGIEVFHSSHTSRQISEYQTLANRLDLLVTGGSDFHGKPRPEIEVGIGKGNLNIPGDILEALRTRASENRMAAEETRK, encoded by the coding sequence ATGTCCCGCATTGACCTTCACCTTCACAGTACGTACTCGGATGGGAGCTTCTCTCCGCACCAGCTCCTTTCCAAGGCCTCTCATTTTCAGGTAACGGCTTTATCGTTGACCGATCATGATACGACCGATGGTATCAGTGAGGCAGTAGAAGCCGCGTCACACTTGGACATAGAAATCATTCCTGGCGTTGAAGTGAGTTCTTCGTACCAGGGGACAGAGACACACATTCTCGGCTATTTTATCGATCTTCAAAACCCTCTGTTTCAGGATCGGCTGAGGCAGTTACGTCAGAGTCGAAAGGATCGTATACCCAAGATCGTCAAGAAGCTCAACGAAATTGGCGTTCCCCTTTCGCATGAAGATATTCTGTCCATCGCAGGGCACGGCTCCATCGGCCGTCCTCACGTGGCTCAGGCTCTGGTGAAGAAACACTATGTATCCAGTATCGAAGAAGCCTTTTCACAATACCTCAAGGAGGGGGCAAAAGGGTATATTCCGCGCCAACTCCCTGACGCCCAGGAAGCGATCCATTGGATTCGGAGTGCGGGTGGCGTACCCTCCCTGGCCCACCCGGGATGGGTCAGGCATTCAATCCAGGAACTAAAAACGGTTTGCCTGACATTGAAAAAGTACGGCCTTCAAGGTATTGAAGTCTTTCACAGTAGCCATACTTCTCGGCAAATCTCGGAGTACCAGACGTTGGCCAACCGTCTTGACCTGCTTGTCACGGGTGGGAGCGATTTTCATGGAAAACCAAGACCGGAGATCGAAGTCGGAATCGGGAAAGGTAATCTCAATATACCTGGAGATATTCTGGAAGCGCTCAGAACTCGTGCGTCAGAGAACAGGATGGCCGCAGAGGAAACACGAAAATGA
- a CDS encoding 1-acyl-sn-glycerol-3-phosphate acyltransferase, with product MSTFNYIWLSRLNRLVCRLMFGVKRLSPSPLPAEGPVLLVCDHTSLGDPLVLLASAGRPISFLMAREIYVSCFQWAYEAFDAIPVRRGAQDIQAVRGMLQRLRRNGVVGLFPEGGLDRHRDEGGRPGIGYLALKTGAPIVPASVVWARERSVTSIIKTLCIPCKAVVHYGDPLVFAKADKPDRTRIDEVTTRVMTAIEDIRKEISVNR from the coding sequence GTGTCGACATTCAACTATATCTGGTTGTCTCGACTCAATCGATTGGTTTGCAGGCTGATGTTCGGCGTAAAACGCCTGTCACCATCACCGTTACCAGCCGAGGGCCCGGTCCTATTGGTGTGCGACCATACGTCATTAGGAGATCCGCTTGTTCTTCTAGCCTCAGCCGGTCGCCCCATCTCTTTTCTGATGGCGAGGGAAATTTACGTGTCATGTTTTCAGTGGGCCTATGAAGCGTTTGACGCGATTCCTGTCCGGAGAGGCGCACAAGATATTCAGGCGGTTCGTGGCATGCTTCAGCGTCTACGTCGAAACGGTGTGGTTGGTCTCTTTCCTGAAGGAGGACTCGATCGGCATCGTGATGAAGGGGGACGGCCTGGCATTGGATATCTTGCACTGAAAACCGGGGCTCCAATCGTGCCAGCTTCCGTGGTGTGGGCTCGCGAGCGATCGGTGACGTCAATTATCAAGACGCTCTGCATTCCCTGTAAAGCCGTGGTGCATTATGGGGATCCATTAGTCTTTGCCAAAGCGGACAAGCCTGACCGAACTCGCATTGACGAGGTGACGACTCGAGTCATGACCGCGATCGAAGATATTCGCAAAGAGATATCGGTGAACCGGTGA
- a CDS encoding phosphatidate cytidylyltransferase — MSNDPTAPKPSFSPESAGQQGRSHRFTLERVYPALLFAPLFYLVVRYAPPIAFFALIVVVAGLALWEFTKMTEHSSPSLSSLLISFTSLVLILTLLQWTTHDGLTGFFTLLLIGLLIFLMFAPGRLRQMISHPLGMLFGVFYIGLCLGHLLLIRKLESGDLLIFFVILVTWAADTAGYYVGASIGTRAIAPRLSPKKTIEGFMAGMIFSMLMAVLCHFWFLPSLSIVHCLVLGILLSCVGLLGDLAESAFKRSAGIKDSGSLIPGHGGFLDRIDSLLLTAPTFYYYMLTFGPLA, encoded by the coding sequence GTGAGTAACGACCCGACAGCTCCTAAGCCCTCATTTTCCCCAGAGAGTGCAGGCCAACAAGGACGATCGCATCGATTTACGCTCGAACGGGTGTACCCTGCCCTTCTCTTTGCCCCACTCTTTTACCTGGTCGTTCGCTATGCCCCTCCCATCGCGTTCTTTGCACTGATCGTCGTCGTCGCCGGTCTCGCGTTATGGGAATTCACCAAGATGACCGAGCATTCCTCACCCTCTCTCTCTTCTCTTCTCATATCATTCACAAGCCTTGTGCTCATCCTGACGCTGCTTCAGTGGACCACGCATGACGGCCTGACAGGCTTTTTCACACTCCTGCTCATAGGACTGTTAATCTTCCTGATGTTCGCTCCAGGACGATTGCGACAGATGATCTCTCATCCCCTCGGCATGCTATTTGGCGTTTTCTACATCGGTCTGTGCCTGGGACATCTGCTGCTTATTAGAAAACTTGAATCCGGAGACTTGCTGATATTCTTTGTGATCTTGGTCACCTGGGCCGCGGATACGGCTGGTTATTATGTCGGAGCTTCAATCGGAACACGAGCCATCGCTCCCCGGCTCAGCCCCAAGAAAACCATAGAAGGCTTCATGGCCGGTATGATCTTTTCCATGCTTATGGCGGTCCTCTGTCATTTCTGGTTTCTTCCATCACTATCCATTGTTCATTGCCTGGTCCTTGGCATTCTCCTGTCCTGTGTGGGATTATTGGGGGATCTCGCAGAGTCCGCATTTAAGCGAAGTGCGGGAATCAAAGACTCTGGGTCACTCATACCCGGTCATGGCGGGTTTCTGGATAGGATCGATAGTTTACTACTGACCGCACCGACATTTTATTACTATATGTTGACATTCGGACCTCTGGCCTAG